The genomic DNA CGGATAAACGCTGTGTAATCGGGGTCCGTCTGACCCAGTTCCATATCCGTCATGCTACCATCCTTCTTCATTCGAAATTAAACTTACACCCAGGTCGCCACACTTTTTTCATACCGAACGCTTTCCTCCGGCGTGAAAAAATTCGCAATCTCGCGCTCCGCGCTCTCCGGTGAATCTGAACCGTGAATGAGGTTAAACGGTGTATGTGCAGCAAAGTCCCCCCGAATCGTGCCAGGAAGAGCCTCTGTCACTTGTGTTTTACCAATTAGCAGGCGGGACAGGGTAACGATGTTATCCCCTTCCCACACCATGGCGAATACAGGTCCAGAAGTGATAAAGCCTACAAGCTCTTCAAAAAAGGGCTTGCCCACATGCTCCGCATAATGCCGTTCCGCCTGTTCTCTAGATACCTGCACAAGCTTACCAGCCGTCATTTTGAAGCCCTTGTCTTCCAGACGACTAATAATACGTCCAATTAGTCCACGTTGTACTCCATCCGGTTTAACCATCAAAAACGTACGATCCATCGGCTCACTCCCAATCCAATCTAATGTATTTATACAGTACTAAACTGTATTGTAACAGAAAGCTTGGAAACGGTTAAAGTATTTTGTCACAACAAACCCAAAACACAACTTTAGTAGGAGCGACGGGTCACAAAATGAGCAATATCGAGCAGCGTCTTTTTCGTTTTGACATCTGGCAGTAAGTCCAGCGCGTGTAGCGCTTTTTTAATATATCGGTCGGCGAGAATTTCCGCTTTAGCGATTCCTTCACTTTTTTTAATCATATCCACCGCTTTGCGAGCATCTCCCTGCCCGTCCCCAGCCTGAATACGACCGATTTCAGCCAATAGATCGTCACGCAGCTCAGGCTGTCCAAGCGCATAAATAACCGGAAGCGTAATATTCCCCTGCCTCATATCACTGCCCGGCGGCTTGCCAATCTTTTTTTCCGTGCCACACAGATCTAGCAAATCATCCTGAATTTGAAAAGCCATACCCACATTGTAGCCGTAGGAATACAAGAGAGAATTTACTCTTTCCCCCGCATCCGCAGCCATAGCTCCCAATTGGCAGCTGACCGCAA from Paenibacillus sp. FSL R10-2782 includes the following:
- the ndk gene encoding nucleoside-diphosphate kinase: MDRTFLMVKPDGVQRGLIGRIISRLEDKGFKMTAGKLVQVSREQAERHYAEHVGKPFFEELVGFITSGPVFAMVWEGDNIVTLSRLLIGKTQVTEALPGTIRGDFAAHTPFNLIHGSDSPESAEREIANFFTPEESVRYEKSVATWV